From the Halodesulfovibrio sp. MK-HDV genome, the window CCCGAACGCAAAGCCTATTGAGGTGATTGAAGATATTCAGTCTCTTGATCTTGAGGTTATGTGCGGAGGTAAAACCACCGTCGGTACCGGCGGTATGCTTTCAAAGCTGACTGCTGCCGGTCGTGCGGCGCAGCTTGGCGTACCGACACTCATTATCTCAGGTTTGCAGAAGGATGCCATTGTGCGTGCCTTCTCGGGCGAAAGAATGGGTACGTGGGTTTGTCCGGATACCAAGAAAGTATCCAGCCGTAAGTTCTGGCTCGCATACCATTCTGATCCAGAAGGTTCAGTGGTTGTGGATGCCGGGGCTGAAAAAGCGCTTGTTGAGCGTGGTAAAAGCCTGCTTCCGGCAGGAATAACCCGTGTAGACGGCGTGTTCAGTCAGGGTGCACTTGTTCGTGTTGTTTCAGAAAATGACGTAGTCATTGGTATGGGACTGACTAACTATGCATCCGGTGATCTGAAAAAGGTTCTTCGCAAACATAGCGATGAACTGGAAGCGATCATGGGAGCCAGTTGTTACACGGAAGCAATTCACCGTGACAACTTACTCATGGACGCCGTAGTTTAAA encodes:
- the proB gene encoding glutamate 5-kinase, producing MDWEQEREQVLNRAKCVVVKVGSAVLTSGLGVDLTVIKNLTRQLAQLHDRGTQVVLVSSGAVAAGRTVLKTCCEIKGVPDKQAAAAVGQGRLMHFYNEEFTANGKMSAQVLLTRDDLKDRNRLLNARNTFASLLGWRAIPIVNANDTVATAELAFTDNDNLASLLLNVVNADLYINLTSAKGVYTSNPDGDPNAKPIEVIEDIQSLDLEVMCGGKTTVGTGGMLSKLTAAGRAAQLGVPTLIISGLQKDAIVRAFSGERMGTWVCPDTKKVSSRKFWLAYHSDPEGSVVVDAGAEKALVERGKSLLPAGITRVDGVFSQGALVRVVSENDVVIGMGLTNYASGDLKKVLRKHSDELEAIMGASCYTEAIHRDNLLMDAVV